TCTCATTGTCTCTGTAGGGTCTGTGTGCTATGTCAGGGGGTGGGGCCTCTTTGGGTCTGGACCCGCCCCCAGTCAGCAGGCTGAGTGTTCTGCAGGCTGTGGCCCACTGGGAAAGGCAGTTTCAGCGGTATGGGGTCTCTGAGCCTGGCCCCTCCAGCCAGTACATCATAGCACACGTTCTGGGAGCCAAAACTGTAAGTACGATGCCCCAGGGCTCTGACTGGGTGCATCATagccctcccaccccctgactctttctgctgtttctctgcttgCTCCTTgatctctcctctgctccctggTGCTTTCTGATAATGAATTTAtctttctgtttcctctctgttgtGTTAGATGGCGAACCTGAATCCAGACGCACTGACAGAGGTgctgacagacaaacagacacaacgAGTCTGGGAGCTCTGTTCCAGGCGTCTTTCCAGGCACGCTGTTGAGTGAATATGTTACACGTTTGGTGCAGGAAGTGTCAAGTACATTATGCTTATCGTTCAAGGCATGTAGATTGTGGAAGATTGAAACTGAGCAGTGTGTGGCTCTTCAGATGAACCAGTCATGTCATGTGTTTTCAGACCGTACAGTGTGTTGCATGTTCTGTCTGTGTAACATGCAGCATGTTGTGTGTTTAGGTTGTGTAGCATGATGTGTAGTGTGTTCAGGCTGTGTAGCGTGATGTGTAGTGTGTTCAGGCTGTGTAGCATGATGTGTAGTGTGTTCAGGCTGTGTAGtgtgatgtgttgtgtgttcagGCTGTGTAGTGTGATGTGTTATGTGTTCAGTCTGTGTAGCATGATGTGTTGCGTGTTCAGGCTGTGTAGCATGATGTGTAGTGTGTTCAGGCTGTGTAGCATGATGTGTTGCGTGTTCAGGCTGTGTAGCATGATGTGTTGCGTGTTCAGTCTGTGTAACATGATGTGTAGTGTGTTCAGGCTGTGTAGTGTGATGTGTAGTGTGTTCAGGCTGTGTAGCGTGAGGTGTTCAGGCTGTGTAGCgtgatgtgttgtgtgttcagtctgtgtATTTTGATGTGTAGTGTGTTCAGGCTGTGTAGCATGATGCGTAGTGTGTTCAGGCTGTGTAGCgtgatgtgttgtgtgttcagtctgtgtagtgtgatgtgttgtgtgttcaggctgtgtagtgtgatgtgttgtgtgttcagGCTATTTagcatgtgttgtgtgttcaggctgtgtagtgtgatgtgttgtgtgttcagtctgtgtAACATGCAGTGTCTTGCATGTTCAGGATGCCAGTGCAGTATGTGATTGAGGAGTGGGACTTCAGAGATCTGACACTGAAGCTGAGGCCCCCTGTCTTCATACCACGCCCAGAGACAGAGGTGAGGATGAGAATACAGCTATAACTGACTTTCTTAAAGCGCTTTAGAcccaaacatttacacacacctCTATAGTCTTATGGTTATATAGATATGTGAACtattctctcatacacacagaccaacAAACAGGAGTGGCTGGAATGTAGTGCGTGTTGAGTTTTGAGGACTAGAGTGGTTCTGTCTGATTTCCCATCTCCAATCTGAATGATGTACCTTATTTTTACAGATGGGAAAGTCCTCTGTAAATATGCTAACTTCAAGTGCTGTgtgaaagtaaattaaaaaataatggcaCAGTGTTATGGCCGCTGAGGTCGCATCTGGAATGCAGTGTCTGGCAACCATTGTGATTTAATACCAAAATCCACTAGGTGGTGCTGTGGcataataaacatttgaatGAGCATAAATGTCTGTAGAAATTCTATATTTCTAcagacatttatatatattgtaGAGTTCTGTGTATTGTATAAGGAGGCTGTTGTCcttttcgtgtgtgtgtgtgtgtgtctgtgtgtgtgtgtgtgtgtgtgtgcgcgtgcgcacgTGCAGGAGCTGGTGAGCCTAGTGCTAGCAGACCTCCAGGTGAAGCAGGCTAGCAGTGTGACCAGCATGCAATGCCTGGAAGTGGGCTGTGGCTCTGGGGCTATCTCCCTCAGTCTGCTCCATAGCCTCCCCCAGGTGAGCAGCAGGAGTGCAAGTGTACTGAGTCCATATCCCTGTTatggccccctcctctccatATTTAATGTGTAATCAGTAATGATGGTAACCACAGTGATTGATCATCATGTAAATGAATCCTCTGTCTCAGCTCAGAGCGGTTGCCGTGGACA
This portion of the Megalops cyprinoides isolate fMegCyp1 chromosome 7, fMegCyp1.pri, whole genome shotgun sequence genome encodes:
- the LOC118780305 gene encoding MTRF1L release factor glutamine methyltransferase-like, whose product is MNDYRSNCGSLVLESPELMEALIRLNRVGRTVRFHLGLIRRQGLCAMSGGGASLGLDPPPVSRLSVLQAVAHWERQFQRYGVSEPGPSSQYIIAHVLGAKTMANLNPDALTEVLTDKQTQRVWELCSRRLSRHAVE